The proteins below come from a single Indicator indicator isolate 239-I01 chromosome 12, UM_Iind_1.1, whole genome shotgun sequence genomic window:
- the TRIB1 gene encoding tribbles homolog 1, producing MSRPASLLPAARCRSAPAKRLQPLHDGPAEEAPAAKCPRLVDCGPPDCLSAPGSPCSPASPAGGGGAAGPSLIASYLLLPLAEREQVSRALSVSSGRELRCKVFPLKHYQDKIRPYIQLPSHRNITGVVEVILGDTKAYVFFEKDFGDMHSYVRSCKRLREEEAARLFKQIVSAVAHCHQSAIVLGDLKLRKFVFSNEERTQLRLESLEDTHIIKGEDDALSDKHGCPAYVSPEILNTTGTYSGKSADVWSLGVMLYTLLVGRYPFHDSDPSTLFSKIRRGQFCIPDHVSPKARCLIRSLLRREPSERLTAPEILLHPWFEAVLEPGYTDQETGTSDQIVPEYHGDSDDISSFFC from the exons ATGAGCCGCCCCGCGTCCCTGCTGCCGGCCGCTCGCTGCCGCAGCGCCCCGGCCAAGCGGCTCCAACCCCTCCACGACGGCCCCGCCGAGGAAGCGCCGGCCGCCAAGTGCCCTCGCCTCGTCGATTGCGGACCCCCGGATTGCCTGAGCGCTCCCGGGTCGCCCTGTTCCCCCGCTTCTCCCGCCGGCGGCGGGGGAGCTGCGGGTCCAAGCCTGATCGCCTCGTACCTGCTGCTGCCGCTGGCCGAGCGGGAGCAGGTGTCGAGAGCGCTGAGCGTCAGCTCCGGCCGGGAGCTGCGCTGCAAG GTGTTCCCCCTCAAACACTACCAGGACAAGATCCGGCCTTACATTCAGCTGCcgtcacacagaaacattacTGGGGTTGTTGAAGTCATCCTCGGGGACACCAAGGCCTATGTATTCTTTGAAAAGGACTTTGGGGACATGCACTCCTACGTGAGGAGCTGCAAGAGGCtaagggaagaggaggctgcccGGCTGTTCAAGCAGATTGTCTCTGCCGTCGCTCACTGCCACCAGTCGGCCATCGTACTTGGTGACCTCAAGCTCAGGAAATTTGTCTTCTCTAATGAAGAAAG GACTCAACTGCGGCTGGAGAGCCTGGAAGACACACACATCATCAAAGGTGAAGATGATGCACTCTCAGACAAGCACGGTTGTCCGGCATATGTCAGCCCTGAGATCCTAAATACGACCGGGACTTACTCTGGAAAATCAGCCGACGTGTGGAGTTTGGGAGTGATGCTTTATACTCTTCTGGTGGGACGCTATCCCTTCCACGACTCGGACCCTAGTACTCTCTTTTCCAAAATCCGACGTGGACAGTTCTGTATTCCTGACCATGTCTCCCCCAAAGCCCGATGCCTCATCCGCAGTCTCCTGCGGCGGGAGCCTTCTGAAAGACTCACTGCTCCGGAGATCTTGCTTCACCCTTGGTTCGAGGCAGTTTTGGAGCCTGGATATACAGACCAGGAGACAGGAACTTCGGATCAAATCGTTCCAGAATACCACGGAGACAGTGATGATATTAGTTCTTTCTTCTGCTAA